The DNA segment TTCCAAGTATCCCCGAACCTTCGACGCCGACTGCGCATTGCTTGCGACAGAAGGTGTCGATGCGGTATTCGCACCTCAACCGCAGGAAATCTATCAACCTGCGGCGGCAACGTTTGTCGAGGTAGAAGGTCTAAGCGAGCGGCTCGATGGAGCTTCGCGGCCAGGGCATTTTCGCGGAGTAGCGACTGTCGTTTCGAAGCTGTTTATCGCAGCGGAGCCGGATCGAGCCTACTTCGGCCAGAAGGATGGTGCTCAAGTGGCTGTTCTGCGGCGGATGACCGCAGATCTGCTGCTGCCGGTTGAACTGGTTGTGAGTCCGATTGTGCGCGAGAGCGATGGCTTGGCGATGAGTTCGCGGAACCGGTATCTTTCGCCCGAAGAACGCACGCAGGCTCTGGTATTGAGCCGTAGCTTAGAGACGATGCAGAAAGCGATAACCGCAGGCGAGCGCGACTCGGAGGCCCTGATTGCAACAGCGCGGGCGAGCCTCGCTACGGAGCCGGAGGTTCGAATCGATTACATTGCAGCGGTAGATTGGGGAACGCTTTTGCCGGTCGAGAAAGTTGTGCCGGGGAACCTGTTCGCAATCGCAGCGTGGGTTGGGAGCACGCGACTTATCGATAATTTTATCGTTGGTTAAATGTCGGGCAAGTTTAGCGTTTCTGCATAGCAGAAAGCCCAGCCCTGAGGTCAGGGCTGGGCTTTCTATTTGAGTCGGCATGTCATGATTTGGTACTTCAAAGACTAGTGAGCGTGGTCGTGCTCTTTTTCCGGAGCCGGAACGAAGGGTTCCGGTCCGAGATGACCGCGATGGCAGGTGCCGCAAGTGACAGGTGCGCCCGAACTGTCGATCTTGGAGATGTAGCTAGTGTTGATGTCTTCGACCATCTTGAACATCTTGCGAGCTGTTTGTTTTTCTTCCTTGGAGTCATCGGCGAAGTTGAGGCGTGGTTTGCCGTTCGGGCCAATGTTCTTCGGATCGACCGCGTGACATGTCTTACAGCCGGTGCCGAGTTCGCCTTCCCATTTCTCCATGATCTCGTGAACCTGCGGACCGGTAAGGTTGCGGGGCAGGACTTTGAGATTGGTTGGTGCTGGCATTTCATGTGGAGGCGGTGGTGCTGTCTGGGCTTGCGCGGCTTGAGCTTCCGGACCCTGCGCCGCAAATACCAGCGTGCGTCCGGCGAATAGAGAGACCGATGCGACCGCAACCACAATGGTGGTTGCTATGGTGAGACGAGAAAAGTTCATTCGCGAGAAGTCCTTTAGGTGAGTGAATGTCGCTCGAACGGAATGCGGCTTCTGCGTTCAGTTTACACAGCGGTTACGAATGCGCTGGCTTGATTAAGAATTTTGATTTGGGAACGCGGGAGACGCAAGGGTGATTGGCGAGCGTGAAACGCAAGGGAAGATCGGCGGCGTGGCGGATGCCGATGCGCGGAGTGATTTCCACTGGACCTGGAGTGTAACTATCCTGGCGAAGTTGTAGCGGCGAGTCGGCGTCCAGCAGGTCGAGGCCGTTGTCTTCAGGTCGGGTAATGGCGAGG comes from the Acidicapsa ligni genome and includes:
- a CDS encoding c-type cytochrome, translating into MNFSRLTIATTIVVAVASVSLFAGRTLVFAAQGPEAQAAQAQTAPPPPHEMPAPTNLKVLPRNLTGPQVHEIMEKWEGELGTGCKTCHAVDPKNIGPNGKPRLNFADDSKEEKQTARKMFKMVEDINTSYISKIDSSGAPVTCGTCHRGHLGPEPFVPAPEKEHDHAH
- the panC gene encoding pantoate--beta-alanine ligase; the encoded protein is MKIIETVAELRAWSREARRSEKATGKIVGLVPTMGALHEGHLSLVRAAKTDCQAVVVSIFVNPTQFGPNEDFSKYPRTFDADCALLATEGVDAVFAPQPQEIYQPAAATFVEVEGLSERLDGASRPGHFRGVATVVSKLFIAAEPDRAYFGQKDGAQVAVLRRMTADLLLPVELVVSPIVRESDGLAMSSRNRYLSPEERTQALVLSRSLETMQKAITAGERDSEALIATARASLATEPEVRIDYIAAVDWGTLLPVEKVVPGNLFAIAAWVGSTRLIDNFIVG